In the genome of Arachis stenosperma cultivar V10309 chromosome 6, arast.V10309.gnm1.PFL2, whole genome shotgun sequence, the window ACTCTATACATGTTTATATATAGAACATGTTTTTAAAAGTATTCAAGTTATTTTTACCCAACAAAAATGATATgcttcaaaaatatatttttatataatttactaataaatatatgatacatatcataattttttaattttaataaaaatattattatattaaaattatatattttaaagatATTATCAATGTacttttcattaaaaaaaatttattgcatagtaaatatttttttttaaagtttattttttatttaaattttatctttaatatcTAGTTTCATTTTTGTCCCTAATATTTCAATAGATTTTAATTATACTCCTagataaaataacatataacaTGATAATTTTATTCTGATGTGTCTAGTTGATGGTTGCCATGTGTCTCTGACACATCAACATTCAATTGCCACATCACTATTAACAGAGAATAcaactaaaatatatttaaaatgttagatacaatattaaaataaattaaacattaaaaatatttttaaaaatttcagaaacatttagaaatgaaaaatatactttaattttttagaatttaaggCCCTAAGTAATTTGATAGTTGTAAAGGTTTGGAATTTCTACAAAAGCAAGCCATTTCTTTAGTGTTTTAAAACTCCAAATTTATATATTTCCTAGGACTTGAAATCCTAAATAATTTTACAGTATTAAAGCCTTGAACAAACAAaacaccccccccccccccaaaaaaaaaaaggccaTTGTCAAAAGtatttcaaatatttaaaatgccaatttcatatattttatagAAACTCAAAATATAAACAATAGCATACTAGTTGGGTTCAAAAAATCCAGAGAATTTTTTTCTCATGGTTTAAAACTCTAAATAACATTAGAACGAATAAAATGTAATATTTTGGTAGTTCGattcataatttaatttaatttttgtacaTTTTAAGTAAGGTAATGAATTTTACTATAAAGAATGATAGTAAAAGGAGGGTAACGTAAACGGAAATCATATGGTCGAATACACTATCACTATCCCTGAGTCATTGGCTTCTCCAGTTTTCAGATATTGGGATTGGATTCCTCAGGAATTACAGTGAGCTTCACCAATTTGTTGCCTTCTCTCTTAACCACCACCTTCATGGGCACCCCAACTCTGTCCTCCATTATTTCTATTACCTGCCATTATTTGATAGAGTATCACCATCACAATTCACAATACCAacatattattataaataagtAATTACCAAGCGATCAGTTTTTATAGTTCATGCATATGTTTCACTAACATAGTCATCGTATCTCAACTTATATGAAACATGTTAATACCTCCTTCATACTTTGGACGGGCTTCCCATCAAATTCAATCACAACATCACCAGGACGGAATCCAGCACGTTGACCAGGAGACCCAGGAGTCACCTACTCATACATTCAACTTCTCTGTTAGTGAACGAAATTCATATTATCCCAGGAAAATAACAACCACCATGTAGAGAATAATTAACCCAAAATATGTAAAAATCCTTTTACTTTTCCAAAGACAAATTACAAGCATAACAGCATTAGCTATCATAGTTATTGTTTAAATAATTCCCTGAAATAGGGCTTGAAAATTAACGATAGTTTTTCTAACACTTGCATCTTGGTTGCCAAAAACAGCCATAGACATTGCATGTTTACATTACTTTGAATATTTACAGAAATTATTTTCAAGAGAATTTTGCTGATAGCCTCAAATTATTGTGTGCACTCGTACAAATGTCATTAAAATTTGACTATCGAAGAGCCTAACACAATCTCCACTTTTCTCCAGGCTTGGACCAGCTATGTAGCATAAGTAGAGTTGTACTTTAGCACAAATGATAGCAATAATCAACAAGGGACATACCATTGGTACAAGAATTCCCTTATCGACATCAGGGAATGTAGCGCTTCTCAATTTAAGCTCCGCAATAAGGGTATCATTCAAATCTAGCATCTTAAGCCCAAGCCAAGGTCGTATTACTCTCCTGAACAACATTGAACAATGTCAACTAAGCATGAAACTTACGTGAAAACACTTAAATCAATCATTGCTCATGCAATATTTGTATAATActttaaaaaagagaaaattgtAAGAATTTGCATAAACTTGAATTTTCTTCTCAAAAAGTATAGGGCATCATTTCTCAGTAACATATATCACTAATGGTAAGTTAGCAACATTTTACATTTATAAGAAATATGAACATCATGCTTTTCAATGGATATGTGAAAAAGTGTGGACAAAACAAGTAAATACCCTCTTTTCTTGAACTGCTCTATAATCTTGGACACTGAGTCGATTGGTACAGAAAAACTCAACCCATCAGCGGCAAACATTTTCATATGGTTCACACCAACAAGTTCTCCATCAATGTTGACAAGTGGGCCTCCAGAATTTCCCTGTCTCATAGAAGAAGATGTAAACATACAAGCTAACCGAACAGTCAACCATGCACCAGCAGATGCAACCAAAGTTGGATGCATGGGAGAACAGCGAGAGGAAGACATACCACATTAGTTGCACAATCTGTTTGTAAATACTCTCTATTCACACCAGTAAAGCCCAAATCACTACTTTTACGATCAACACAACTGCACAAAGATCATTAAAAAATGACTTATATTAATACGAAAAACAACCACAAGCTCCTTTGCTTCCCCCAAAAAATATACGCTTCATTATAAAATATTGGCTTCCAAGATCATTACATGAATGGAAAAGACTTAAACAAATGTATATTAGACGATACATCAGTTATTGCCTAGACCCTTTCTTCACACCTTACAATACCAGCAGTGACAGTATTCTGAAGGGCAAGTGGACAGCCCAGAGATATTACCCAATCCCCAGGACGAAGCTTGCTTGAAGAACCAAGTTTTACT includes:
- the LOC130935776 gene encoding putative protease Do-like 14 isoform X1 — encoded protein: MSYLLKRLRYFNSSSVFRTLAIAAAGSALLCSNGDTDFRASVKARIPVPLQDPLPFPQHLDFSGVYGTVPLYSYRDIGSQTPSSDTTKDASAAAHHGGSNPCNCFERNTIADAAAKVGPAVVNIAVTHDYLGVTAAKSIGSGTIIDKDGTILTCAHVVVYFQGTSSLSKGKIEVTLQDGRSFEGKVINADLHSDIAIVKINSKTPLPEVKLGSSSKLRPGDWVISLGCPLALQNTVTAGIVSCVDRKSSDLGFTGVNREYLQTDCATNVGNSGGPLVNIDGELVGVNHMKMFAADGLSFSVPIDSVSKIIEQFKKRGRVIRPWLGLKMLDLNDTLIAELKLRSATFPDVDKGILVPMVTPGSPGQRAGFRPGDVVIEFDGKPVQSMKEVIEIMEDRVGVPMKVVVKREGNKLVKLTVIPEESNPNI
- the LOC130935776 gene encoding putative protease Do-like 14 isoform X2, which translates into the protein MSYLLKRLRYFNSSSVFRTLAIAAAGSALLCSNGDTDFRASVKARIPVPLQDPLPFPQHLDFSGVYVPLYSYRDIGSQTPSSDTTKDASAAAHHGGSNPCNCFERNTIADAAAKVGPAVVNIAVTHDYLGVTAAKSIGSGTIIDKDGTILTCAHVVVYFQGTSSLSKGKIEVTLQDGRSFEGKVINADLHSDIAIVKINSKTPLPEVKLGSSSKLRPGDWVISLGCPLALQNTVTAGIVSCVDRKSSDLGFTGVNREYLQTDCATNVGNSGGPLVNIDGELVGVNHMKMFAADGLSFSVPIDSVSKIIEQFKKRGRVIRPWLGLKMLDLNDTLIAELKLRSATFPDVDKGILVPMVTPGSPGQRAGFRPGDVVIEFDGKPVQSMKEVIEIMEDRVGVPMKVVVKREGNKLVKLTVIPEESNPNI